One genomic segment of Bacillus sp. 2205SS5-2 includes these proteins:
- a CDS encoding aminoglycoside N(3)-acetyltransferase translates to MGEQNVVHKTSGPITKQTLIDDLKRIGVQKGDYLMVHSSLSSLGWVCGGEQAVVEALLEVVTEEGSIIMSTQSSNNSDPTYWENPPVPEDWHEVIRNQMPAYHPALTSTRGMGRIVESFRTHPDVIRSAHPKLSFAAYGNVAQSLIDNHSINLPFGEESPLARLYERNSKILLLGVDYDSCTAMHLAEYRLGTLPVNQQGSAMMEDGQRVWKVYEEFDVDSDQFPAIGRAFEEKGKGAYGIVGMAETKLLPLKELVDFTLEYLQKSTK, encoded by the coding sequence TTGGGGGAACAAAACGTAGTGCATAAAACTAGTGGACCAATAACAAAACAAACGCTAATCGACGACCTAAAAAGAATCGGAGTCCAAAAAGGAGATTATTTAATGGTCCATTCTTCCCTCTCTTCCTTAGGTTGGGTGTGTGGTGGAGAGCAAGCCGTAGTGGAGGCTTTGCTCGAAGTAGTTACTGAAGAAGGAAGTATCATCATGTCGACCCAGTCATCGAACAATTCTGATCCAACATATTGGGAAAACCCTCCTGTACCTGAGGATTGGCATGAGGTCATAAGGAACCAGATGCCAGCTTATCATCCTGCTCTCACTTCGACACGCGGAATGGGCAGAATAGTAGAGTCATTTCGAACTCACCCAGATGTGATAAGAAGCGCCCATCCGAAGCTTTCTTTTGCAGCATATGGAAATGTCGCCCAGAGTCTAATAGACAATCATTCAATAAATCTTCCATTTGGAGAAGAATCTCCTTTAGCCAGACTTTACGAGAGGAATAGCAAAATTCTCTTGCTTGGTGTGGATTATGATAGTTGTACCGCGATGCATTTAGCAGAATACCGATTGGGCACCTTACCAGTTAACCAGCAAGGATCAGCCATGATGGAAGACGGTCAAAGAGTATGGAAAGTATATGAAGAATTTGATGTAGATTCTGATCAATTTCCAGCGATTGGGCGGGCTTTTGAAGAGAAGGGTAAGGGAGCTTATGGAATCGTAGGCATGGCTGAAACAAAATTGTTGCCACTAAAAGAACTTGTCGATTTTACTTTGGAATATCTGCAAAAATCAACAAAATGA
- a CDS encoding AMP-binding protein gives MKDLLRTTIGELLDEKAQFCPNDLAVIYSDKQIQWSYQQFNDLCRQVAKGFQQLDIQHGDHMAIWATNRPEWLVTQFASSKIGAVLVTVNTNYQKAELEYLLRQSDSSTLILMDTYKSSSFIEMLLEICPELKDCKPGQLKSKRLPHLKNVIILSEKSYLGVYNWKEILELGKIGSEEDLAKESARCHPDDVINMQYTSGTTGFPKGVMLTHSNIINNAFNIAKCMELSKQDRLCIPVPFFHCFGCVLGTLACVTVGATMVPIEIFSPEKVLKTVEKEKCTALHGVPTMFIAELNSPHFAEFDLSSLRTGIMAGSTCPMEVMKGIMNKMGVAEITIAYGQTEASPVITQSRTNDPIELRVQTVGRALPHVEVRIVIPGTNTEVNAGQQGELCTRGYHVMKGYYKNKDATREVIDKDGWLHTGDLAIMDAQGYCRITGRLKDMIIRGGENVYPREIEEFLYQHPKILDVQVIGVPNEIYGEEIMGWVILKEGEKATSKELREYCIGKISKHKIPQFFEFIEGYPMTASGKIQKFKLKEMAEQKAFTTKL, from the coding sequence TTGAAAGATCTACTGAGAACAACGATTGGTGAGTTATTAGATGAAAAGGCACAGTTTTGCCCAAATGATCTCGCCGTCATTTATTCAGATAAACAAATCCAGTGGAGTTATCAACAGTTTAATGATCTTTGCCGTCAAGTGGCAAAAGGTTTTCAACAACTCGATATACAGCACGGGGATCACATGGCTATTTGGGCAACTAATCGGCCAGAATGGTTAGTGACTCAATTTGCAAGTAGTAAAATAGGTGCTGTACTAGTTACTGTGAATACAAACTACCAAAAAGCAGAATTAGAATATTTATTACGTCAATCCGATTCTTCTACTCTTATTCTTATGGACACTTACAAGTCTAGTTCCTTTATAGAAATGTTACTTGAAATTTGTCCAGAGCTAAAAGACTGTAAACCGGGTCAATTGAAAAGTAAACGTCTTCCTCACTTGAAAAATGTTATTATTCTTAGCGAGAAATCCTATTTGGGTGTATATAATTGGAAGGAAATTTTAGAATTAGGCAAAATAGGGTCAGAGGAAGACTTAGCAAAAGAGTCTGCTCGTTGTCACCCTGATGATGTCATCAATATGCAGTATACTTCTGGAACGACAGGCTTTCCGAAAGGGGTTATGTTGACTCATAGTAATATTATTAATAACGCATTTAATATTGCAAAATGCATGGAGTTGTCAAAGCAGGATCGTTTATGTATTCCTGTCCCATTCTTCCATTGCTTCGGTTGTGTCTTAGGAACATTAGCTTGTGTGACTGTTGGAGCAACGATGGTGCCGATAGAAATATTTTCTCCTGAAAAAGTGCTAAAAACGGTAGAAAAGGAAAAGTGTACGGCTCTTCACGGAGTTCCGACAATGTTTATTGCTGAATTAAATTCCCCACATTTTGCTGAATTTGACTTAAGCTCATTGCGAACAGGTATAATGGCGGGATCTACCTGTCCGATGGAGGTAATGAAAGGCATTATGAATAAAATGGGTGTAGCTGAAATCACCATTGCCTACGGACAAACGGAAGCATCCCCAGTCATTACTCAATCAAGGACAAATGACCCAATCGAACTTCGTGTGCAAACGGTCGGAAGAGCCTTGCCTCATGTCGAAGTAAGAATTGTTATTCCAGGTACAAACACAGAAGTCAATGCTGGTCAACAAGGAGAACTATGTACAAGAGGCTATCATGTTATGAAGGGGTATTATAAAAATAAAGATGCCACTAGGGAAGTTATTGACAAAGATGGATGGCTTCATACTGGTGATTTGGCTATCATGGATGCACAAGGCTATTGTCGGATAACAGGGAGATTGAAGGATATGATTATTCGAGGTGGCGAAAATGTTTATCCTCGAGAAATAGAAGAATTCCTTTATCAGCACCCTAAGATTTTAGATGTGCAAGTCATAGGTGTTCCGAACGAAATCTATGGAGAAGAGATCATGGGATGGGTTATTTTAAAAGAGGGAGAAAAAGCGACATCAAAAGAACTTAGAGAGTATTGTATAGGGAAAATTTCAAAACATAAAATCCCTCAATTTTTCGAATTCATCGAGGGTTACCCGATGACTGCTTCAGGAAAGATTCAAAAATTTAAACTTAAAGAAATGGCCGAACAAAAGGCTTTTACGACAAAGCTATAA
- a CDS encoding gamma-glutamylcyclotransferase produces the protein MYLFVYGSLRKYEKNHFFLDKATLVSNQAWVIGTLYDTGKGYPTLSNGKQRVYGEVYEVNNEIIARIDALEGYHSENRHNLFERSNMSIHTDEKRVKAYVYFCENIHKSYIPIASGDWRISQFFQTPLSTIYYFAYGSCMDQERFSIAQVHHLFQDKVGRGILEGYSMKYCFEVPDGGRGDIVEDGGTTEGVIYQIDKQGKEYLYMREGVDAGWYRPALIDVVVNEGEMKNVLTFIVIDKKEEKCPPFHYAREILRGAHPFVSKEYTQSLLNQLKNLKMDEVEIEQIINELTQLKRSPQ, from the coding sequence ATGTATCTATTTGTTTATGGATCACTTAGAAAATATGAAAAGAACCATTTTTTTTTAGATAAAGCGACCCTTGTTTCCAACCAAGCCTGGGTCATCGGAACGCTATATGATACTGGTAAAGGCTATCCAACCTTATCAAATGGTAAGCAACGGGTTTATGGTGAAGTGTATGAAGTGAATAATGAAATAATAGCGAGAATTGATGCTTTAGAAGGGTATCATTCAGAAAATAGGCATAATTTATTCGAGAGAAGCAATATGTCAATTCATACAGATGAAAAAAGAGTGAAGGCATACGTCTATTTTTGTGAAAATATACATAAATCATATATCCCGATTGCCAGTGGCGATTGGCGCATTTCACAGTTTTTTCAAACACCACTGTCAACCATATATTATTTTGCCTATGGTTCCTGTATGGATCAAGAACGTTTTTCTATTGCCCAGGTTCACCATCTTTTTCAAGATAAAGTAGGACGTGGTATTCTTGAGGGGTATTCGATGAAATATTGTTTTGAAGTTCCTGATGGAGGACGTGGCGATATTGTCGAGGATGGTGGAACTACAGAAGGCGTCATTTATCAAATTGATAAGCAAGGAAAGGAATACCTTTATATGCGCGAAGGTGTGGATGCAGGATGGTATCGTCCTGCTCTCATAGATGTGGTTGTGAATGAGGGGGAAATGAAGAATGTGCTTACATTTATTGTGATAGATAAAAAGGAAGAAAAATGTCCACCTTTCCATTATGCTAGGGAGATTCTCCGTGGGGCTCATCCTTTCGTAAGTAAAGAATATACGCAATCCCTTTTGAATCAATTGAAAAATCTGAAAATGGATGAAGTGGAAATTGAGCAAATAATAAATGAACTTACTCAATTGAAAAGGTCTCCACAATGA
- a CDS encoding NADH:flavin oxidoreductase/NADH oxidase family protein, which yields MLFKPYTLPCGVTVKNRFFKGAMSEGLASPTYFPTNQLYSLYETWADGEIGVVVTGNVMVDKRALGEPRNVVVESDEVRPYLEKWAESGTKNNTQLWMQLNHPGKQVFKGVVSDSVAPSAIPFEGSLGRFFPPPRALNSLEIKEIIHRFGYSAKLAKISGFTGVQIHAAHGYLLSQFLSPTHNQREDEWGGSIDNRCRLLIEVFREIRTQTGSDFPISVKLNSTDFQKAGFSEDDSLYVAHRLHQEGVDLLELSGGTYESPVMTGVVKDSTREREAYFLEFAETLRKESSLPLAVTGGFRTKEGMMEAVLSGATDFIGMARPLAVYPDYPLKVLNGENQNIVISEKRTGIKTIDQSAMLEMTWYAQQLERLSKGKNPKPNFPVFLSLIKSLLKNGNEIFGSRRS from the coding sequence ATACTATTTAAACCTTACACACTTCCCTGTGGAGTCACGGTAAAAAATCGTTTTTTTAAAGGTGCTATGAGTGAAGGATTAGCTTCACCAACCTACTTTCCAACCAATCAACTCTACTCATTATATGAAACATGGGCAGATGGAGAAATCGGTGTTGTTGTGACAGGAAACGTCATGGTTGATAAAAGGGCATTAGGTGAACCACGAAATGTGGTTGTTGAGAGTGATGAAGTGAGACCCTATTTAGAAAAATGGGCAGAGTCTGGTACTAAGAATAATACCCAACTCTGGATGCAGTTGAACCACCCAGGAAAGCAAGTATTTAAAGGGGTTGTTAGTGATTCAGTTGCACCTTCAGCAATTCCATTTGAGGGTTCACTTGGACGGTTTTTCCCTCCCCCACGAGCTCTAAATTCTCTAGAAATCAAGGAGATTATTCACCGATTTGGTTATTCCGCTAAGCTAGCTAAAATATCGGGGTTTACAGGAGTTCAAATTCATGCAGCGCATGGGTATTTATTAAGTCAATTTCTCTCCCCGACACATAATCAACGTGAGGATGAATGGGGAGGAAGTATCGATAATCGATGTCGGTTATTAATCGAAGTCTTTCGCGAAATTCGTACACAAACAGGAAGTGATTTCCCAATTAGTGTTAAGTTAAATTCAACGGATTTTCAAAAAGCTGGATTTTCAGAAGATGACTCCTTGTATGTGGCTCACCGTCTGCATCAAGAAGGGGTAGATCTATTAGAACTATCTGGTGGTACATACGAGAGTCCCGTGATGACGGGGGTAGTAAAAGATAGCACGAGAGAAAGAGAGGCCTATTTCCTGGAATTTGCGGAAACATTGCGTAAAGAAAGTTCACTGCCCCTAGCTGTAACGGGAGGTTTTCGAACAAAAGAAGGAATGATGGAGGCGGTTTTGTCTGGAGCGACGGATTTCATTGGAATGGCTCGACCACTCGCTGTTTATCCGGATTATCCACTAAAAGTACTGAATGGTGAAAATCAAAACATAGTCATCAGTGAAAAGAGAACAGGGATCAAAACAATAGATCAAAGCGCCATGCTTGAAATGACTTGGTATGCTCAACAACTTGAACGATTAAGTAAAGGGAAAAATCCAAAGCCTAATTTCCCAGTATTTTTGTCTCTAATAAAATCTCTGCTGAAAAACGGCAATGAAATTTTTGGCAGTAGAAGAAGCTAG
- a CDS encoding DUF6501 family protein, which translates to MLHLKWKNQDSMKQIQCTHTDAKKYMVHNMLTVGHKYEVKNETEEYYFIVDNAGKVSGFYKEYFAEVV; encoded by the coding sequence ATGTTGCATTTAAAATGGAAAAATCAAGATAGTATGAAACAGATTCAATGTACGCACACGGATGCGAAGAAATACATGGTACACAATATGTTAACAGTTGGGCATAAATATGAAGTGAAAAATGAAACAGAAGAGTATTACTTTATTGTTGATAATGCCGGAAAGGTCTCTGGTTTTTATAAAGAGTATTTTGCTGAAGTAGTATAA
- a CDS encoding ATP-binding protein, with translation MKQYIQQLPSEIQHKIRERKEHFLNNEQNLIGTGGYTPAEPSIIADCLIAMSLGKNVLLKGPTGAGKTKLADTLSAIFGQPMHSVNCSVDLDAEALLGYKTLQQQNDKNVIEFVPGPVTKAMNSGHLLYIDEINMAKPETLPILNGVLDYRRMITNPFTSEVISAKPSFGVIAAINEGYVGTVPLNEALKNRFIVVEVPYIQGEVLFSVLKEQSQLQENSLLQQFVTLSEDLYTQVKNGQVSEEAASIRALLDVCDLSLYLPPMRAIQRGIVDKLEDEREKAAIINIAQTIFG, from the coding sequence ATGAAACAGTATATTCAACAACTTCCATCAGAAATTCAACATAAAATCCGAGAGCGAAAAGAACACTTTTTAAATAATGAGCAGAACTTAATCGGGACAGGTGGCTACACCCCAGCTGAGCCATCCATCATAGCAGATTGTTTGATCGCCATGAGCCTGGGCAAAAACGTCTTATTAAAGGGACCAACTGGAGCTGGTAAGACCAAACTCGCAGATACACTATCAGCAATATTTGGTCAACCGATGCATAGTGTGAATTGTTCGGTCGATTTAGATGCAGAAGCGTTGCTGGGATACAAAACTCTACAGCAGCAAAACGATAAAAATGTGATTGAATTTGTTCCGGGTCCTGTTACGAAGGCTATGAATTCAGGTCATCTATTGTATATTGATGAAATTAATATGGCTAAACCCGAAACCTTACCGATCTTAAATGGGGTTCTTGATTATAGAAGGATGATTACGAATCCCTTTACGAGTGAAGTTATCAGTGCAAAACCATCATTTGGAGTCATAGCTGCTATAAATGAAGGATATGTTGGGACGGTACCCTTGAATGAAGCTCTAAAAAATCGGTTTATTGTCGTAGAAGTACCTTATATTCAAGGAGAGGTGTTATTCTCAGTCTTAAAAGAACAATCACAACTACAAGAAAACTCATTGTTACAGCAATTTGTGACTTTATCTGAGGATTTATATACCCAGGTTAAAAATGGTCAAGTGTCAGAAGAAGCAGCATCTATTCGTGCTTTGTTAGATGTCTGTGATTTGTCACTTTACTTACCTCCTATGCGAGCTATTCAAAGAGGAATTGTTGATAAATTAGAAGACGAGCGTGAAAAAGCGGCAATCATAAACATTGCCCAAACGATTTTTGGATAA
- a CDS encoding vWA domain-containing protein: protein MHRFIQFNDETINSFMVMELVDLAKTLIRSKNVDIQYGPHSYLDPKNSIIYISHFWDHRPIEEEMNGLKSDIYLRSIGSYKYSDFSAITMYVNKIKKTSIPSFAKQLFMLGEDIRLEQICIKQRKGTKRAFDIRREIYYKHFSTQLKTNLVKSLHTDALFNTLYLLLHADRVVDPPHISDRITLALPYIQRELQFFHETKSTGDVIGHCLKIIAVLEDLLDKDMLNEYFHLPEHEYTMEIDALSFDELKRKDKLKNDDTISSRDEETYEEKMDMWHRETSETGQSFLQFDIEQGSQTDILGDGVREGDEGDQALGAVQGSSQQTARNQYDQLEAVQQERTELSGGQAEPYGKENKYANPVYLNASRIEFEHKRAYDENLASVFTYQKKLQKMIEKTLEHKKVQPRSDLHVGRLGKKLLKYVTDENPRLFYKKNNPSTEIDAVFSLLVDCSASMYDKMKQTKLGITLFHEALKSVKVPHEIIGFWEDTDSATKMHQPNYFQECITFSTSLKRNSGPEIMQLEPQEDNRDGLAIRIMTQRLLPRHEQQKFLLVFSDGEPAALDYEQNGIIDTHEAVIEARKLGIEVLNVFLSNGEIDHAQKNTIQNIYGRYSILVSDVEELPDVLFPLLRKLLYRSI, encoded by the coding sequence ATGCATCGTTTTATACAATTCAATGATGAGACCATCAACTCCTTCATGGTCATGGAGCTCGTTGATTTAGCAAAAACACTGATAAGAAGCAAGAATGTCGATATTCAGTACGGTCCTCATTCATATTTAGACCCCAAAAATTCGATTATCTATATCAGTCACTTTTGGGATCATCGACCTATTGAAGAAGAAATGAATGGGCTAAAAAGTGATATTTACTTGAGAAGCATTGGTAGCTATAAATATAGTGATTTCAGTGCAATTACAATGTACGTAAATAAAATAAAAAAAACTTCTATTCCTAGTTTTGCAAAACAATTATTTATGCTAGGAGAAGATATTAGACTTGAACAGATCTGTATAAAGCAAAGAAAGGGGACAAAAAGGGCATTCGACATTCGCCGAGAGATATATTATAAGCATTTTTCGACACAACTAAAGACAAATCTCGTAAAAAGTCTCCATACAGATGCTCTTTTTAATACCTTGTATTTGCTACTTCATGCTGATAGAGTTGTTGATCCTCCGCATATCTCAGACAGGATCACCCTTGCGTTGCCATATATTCAAAGAGAGCTCCAGTTTTTTCATGAAACTAAATCAACAGGAGACGTTATTGGGCACTGTTTAAAAATAATTGCTGTATTAGAAGATCTTTTAGATAAAGATATGTTAAATGAATATTTTCATTTGCCAGAACATGAGTACACTATGGAAATAGATGCGCTAAGCTTTGACGAATTAAAACGAAAAGATAAGTTGAAAAACGATGATACCATTTCCTCAAGGGATGAAGAAACGTATGAAGAGAAAATGGATATGTGGCATCGGGAAACGAGTGAAACAGGTCAAAGTTTTTTGCAATTTGATATCGAACAAGGATCACAAACTGATATTTTAGGTGATGGAGTACGTGAAGGAGACGAAGGGGATCAAGCGTTAGGAGCAGTTCAAGGCTCTTCCCAGCAAACGGCTCGAAACCAATATGATCAGCTTGAAGCAGTGCAGCAAGAACGAACAGAATTAAGTGGAGGTCAAGCAGAACCCTACGGAAAAGAAAATAAATATGCGAATCCCGTTTATTTGAACGCTTCTCGTATCGAGTTTGAACATAAACGAGCGTACGATGAAAATTTGGCGTCCGTATTTACGTATCAGAAGAAGCTACAAAAAATGATTGAAAAAACATTAGAACATAAAAAGGTACAACCTCGGTCTGATTTACATGTAGGAAGATTAGGTAAGAAATTACTTAAGTATGTAACTGATGAGAATCCTCGTTTATTTTATAAGAAGAATAATCCTTCTACTGAGATTGACGCAGTATTTTCCTTGTTAGTTGATTGCTCGGCAAGCATGTATGACAAAATGAAACAAACAAAGCTTGGTATTACTCTCTTCCATGAGGCGTTAAAATCAGTCAAAGTTCCTCATGAAATTATTGGTTTTTGGGAAGATACTGATTCAGCAACTAAAATGCATCAACCAAATTATTTTCAGGAATGCATTACATTTTCAACGTCCTTAAAACGGAATAGTGGTCCCGAGATTATGCAATTAGAACCGCAGGAAGACAATCGTGATGGATTGGCAATCCGAATCATGACACAACGTTTGCTACCTCGTCATGAGCAACAGAAATTTTTACTCGTATTTTCAGACGGAGAACCTGCTGCCCTAGATTATGAGCAGAACGGAATTATAGATACACATGAAGCTGTAATTGAAGCAAGAAAGCTTGGGATTGAAGTGTTGAATGTTTTCCTTTCTAATGGCGAGATTGATCATGCGCAAAAAAATACAATTCAAAATATATATGGTCGCTACAGCATTCTCGTTTCCGATGTAGAAGAACTTCCAGATGTGTTGTTTCCTTTGCTTAGAAAGCTTTTGTATAGAAGTATCTAG
- a CDS encoding cation:proton antiporter — translation MHELDLHHIFELLLILVMIAAGITAIAKKLNQPYPIALVIVGALIGLFNIPVLEPLKQFITEGEVFNFVIITLFLPALLGEAALKLPFSHLKENKAPIISLAFGGTLISFLFIGFTSYYLFDFSISAAFVFAALMSATDPVSVLSIFKSVGVQKRLAVVIEGESLFNDGLAVVLFNISAFYLVSYIDAGWSGLGSGLFEFIRVVSLGLIIGGSLGYGFSILTKYFDDYPLEIIFSIILFYGSFLLAESVHASGVIAVVVAALIFGNFGGKVGMSPTTKLNINNFWDVAALLANSLVFLMVGLEITRIDLTDKWGLIFAALFVVLIGRSIAVYTSLSFIKSFPIKWKHILNWGGLKGSLSIALVLSLPRNFDGREEILIIAFSVVLFSLVVQGLTIKPLIALLGIKPKEEGADEFQSYIAKLHRYEAAIQEIQVTKKRLYIAEAVASELTESYEKELDIVKKSLEKLYLEQPHLKETQLDSLKKMSLYAEHEIIDLLVKEEVISSGTAEKEHNLITNDIVNVEEH, via the coding sequence ATGCATGAACTAGATTTACATCATATTTTCGAATTATTGCTAATATTAGTAATGATCGCAGCAGGTATTACAGCTATTGCCAAAAAGTTGAATCAACCATATCCGATTGCGTTGGTTATCGTCGGTGCCTTGATTGGGCTATTTAACATTCCGGTTTTAGAACCTCTAAAGCAATTTATTACCGAGGGTGAAGTCTTTAATTTTGTAATTATAACCTTGTTTTTACCTGCATTGTTAGGGGAAGCCGCATTAAAATTGCCATTCTCTCACTTGAAAGAAAATAAAGCACCAATTATTTCGCTAGCATTTGGCGGTACCTTAATTTCGTTTTTATTTATTGGATTTACATCTTATTATTTGTTTGATTTTTCAATTTCAGCCGCCTTTGTTTTTGCAGCATTAATGAGTGCGACTGATCCAGTAAGTGTACTATCAATATTTAAAAGCGTCGGCGTTCAAAAACGACTAGCGGTAGTGATTGAAGGGGAGTCACTTTTCAATGATGGTTTAGCCGTTGTATTGTTCAACATCTCTGCATTTTACCTTGTTTCCTACATCGATGCAGGATGGAGTGGTTTAGGTAGCGGACTCTTCGAATTTATTCGAGTCGTATCCTTAGGTCTGATAATCGGTGGTTCATTAGGTTACGGTTTCTCCATATTAACCAAGTATTTTGATGACTATCCTTTAGAAATTATTTTTTCAATCATATTGTTTTATGGCTCGTTTTTATTGGCAGAAAGCGTACATGCTTCAGGTGTTATCGCTGTCGTCGTTGCCGCGTTGATTTTTGGGAACTTTGGAGGAAAGGTAGGCATGAGTCCAACCACAAAATTAAATATTAACAACTTTTGGGATGTAGCTGCCCTCCTAGCTAATTCTCTCGTATTTTTAATGGTAGGTCTCGAAATAACTAGAATTGATTTAACTGACAAGTGGGGATTAATTTTTGCAGCTTTGTTTGTTGTTCTAATAGGACGAAGCATAGCAGTCTATACGAGTTTATCGTTTATTAAAAGCTTTCCAATAAAATGGAAACATATTTTAAACTGGGGTGGGTTAAAAGGGTCTCTCTCGATTGCTCTTGTGCTTAGTCTTCCGCGGAATTTTGATGGAAGGGAAGAAATATTAATAATAGCCTTTTCCGTCGTCCTATTCTCGTTAGTAGTCCAAGGTTTAACGATTAAACCTTTGATTGCTCTCCTAGGAATTAAGCCAAAAGAAGAAGGGGCGGACGAATTTCAATCTTATATTGCTAAATTACATCGTTATGAAGCGGCTATTCAAGAAATACAAGTGACCAAAAAACGATTGTATATTGCGGAGGCAGTCGCAAGTGAATTAACTGAGAGTTATGAAAAGGAATTAGATATAGTGAAGAAAAGCCTAGAAAAATTATACCTTGAGCAACCACATTTAAAAGAAACACAACTCGATTCATTGAAAAAGATGTCGCTTTATGCCGAGCATGAAATCATTGACTTATTGGTTAAGGAAGAAGTTATTTCGAGTGGAACGGCTGAAAAGGAACATAACTTGATTACAAATGATATTGTTAATGTAGAAGAGCATTAG
- the yidC gene encoding membrane protein insertase YidC: MKNKVFYLILMLSSVFFLSGCQAVQNEEGLFYNTFVFPFAKALHGIGTFLGGNFGLAIIIITLLIRLVLMPFMIKTYKTQQAMKGKMENLKPEMKEIQDKMKTTEDAEEKKRLQQDMMQLYQKHGVNPLNMGCLPVLIQMPILLGLYYAIRGSEEIASHTFLWFNLGQPDIAMAIIAGIIYFGQAKVTLVGLPEEQLKQMKMISYLSPVMILIFSFTAPSALPLYWTVGGIFLIGQTLISKKYFQSHPDKSKEEA, from the coding sequence ATGAAAAATAAAGTTTTTTATTTAATACTTATGTTATCATCCGTTTTCTTTTTATCTGGATGTCAAGCCGTGCAGAATGAAGAAGGATTATTTTACAATACGTTTGTATTTCCTTTTGCTAAAGCCCTACATGGAATTGGTACATTTTTAGGTGGGAATTTCGGTCTTGCCATTATCATCATCACCTTACTCATTCGTCTTGTTCTAATGCCTTTTATGATCAAAACTTATAAAACACAACAAGCAATGAAGGGGAAAATGGAGAACCTAAAACCTGAAATGAAAGAAATCCAGGATAAAATGAAAACCACAGAGGATGCAGAAGAGAAAAAAAGGTTACAACAAGACATGATGCAACTGTACCAAAAGCATGGTGTAAATCCTCTGAATATGGGATGTTTACCCGTTCTTATTCAAATGCCTATTTTACTAGGTTTATACTATGCCATTCGTGGATCTGAGGAAATTGCTTCACACACATTTCTTTGGTTTAACTTAGGTCAACCAGACATTGCAATGGCAATAATTGCCGGAATCATCTATTTTGGTCAAGCAAAAGTAACCTTAGTAGGGTTGCCAGAAGAACAATTGAAACAAATGAAAATGATTAGTTATTTGTCTCCGGTAATGATTCTTATCTTTTCCTTTACGGCACCTTCTGCTCTTCCTTTATATTGGACTGTCGGCGGAATCTTTTTAATCGGTCAAACACTTATAAGTAAAAAATATTTTCAAAGTCATCCAGATAAAAGTAAAGAAGAAGCCTAA
- a CDS encoding fluoride efflux transporter FluC, whose amino-acid sequence MNYLMVFFGGAIGSLLRYLVSVLGNQGGFPFGTLSVNILGAFLLGYVTHIFFHQVKFPPLIVRGVSTGLIGSFTTFSALSVEMANYILNEEYFYFVSYLFVSVLGGLVFALLGYALGGKRGRLH is encoded by the coding sequence ATGAACTATCTTATGGTTTTTTTCGGAGGTGCAATTGGAAGTTTATTGAGATATCTCGTTAGTGTACTGGGAAATCAAGGTGGGTTTCCATTTGGAACTTTAAGTGTAAACATTCTAGGAGCATTTTTGTTGGGTTACGTTACTCATATTTTTTTCCATCAGGTTAAATTCCCTCCTTTAATCGTGAGAGGCGTCTCGACAGGATTAATCGGATCTTTTACTACGTTCTCAGCATTGAGTGTGGAGATGGCAAATTACATCTTGAATGAAGAGTACTTCTATTTTGTATCCTATCTTTTTGTGTCTGTACTCGGGGGTCTTGTGTTTGCACTTTTAGGATACGCTTTAGGAGGAAAGAGGGGGCGATTACATTGA
- the crcB gene encoding fluoride efflux transporter CrcB, with translation MVFIAIGGGLGALGRYIVGNALNKSKSYLPWGTWLVNILGSFILGVIVGSHIEEVTYAFIGIGFLGGFTTFSTFMVESIQLWKKNKINFVIYVLTTYLLGIMFAIFGLIIGRGTI, from the coding sequence ATGGTCTTTATAGCAATTGGAGGAGGATTGGGAGCTTTAGGACGGTATATCGTTGGCAATGCACTAAACAAATCAAAGTCATACCTCCCGTGGGGAACGTGGCTAGTGAATATACTGGGATCATTTATCCTTGGAGTAATCGTAGGCTCACACATCGAAGAGGTAACCTATGCATTCATTGGAATCGGATTTTTAGGTGGGTTCACGACCTTCTCAACATTTATGGTAGAGTCAATTCAGTTGTGGAAAAAAAATAAAATAAATTTCGTGATCTATGTGTTGACTACTTATCTCCTTGGCATAATGTTTGCTATATTTGGCTTGATCATAGGGAGAGGAACGATCTAG